In one Planctomycetota bacterium genomic region, the following are encoded:
- a CDS encoding polyprenyl synthetase family protein: protein MINLQTVHQSLKAELKQFENSFNCLFAKQNGVSRKLYLYQEKVRGKRLRPVLLFLSARVSGRIKPIHFDLALIVELIHNATLMHDDVLDDARLRRYLPTINQKWGNEMAILYGDLIFSNAFKTCADIQSTEVVKVIAETVGQICHGELVHTERRFDSSLTEKDYLRIIREKTATLFATSCYLGSAFASGNKKHHLALKNYGLNFGMAYQILDDYLDFTATEKSIGKTVGTDLAKGKITLPLMRLMKRFPKNGSKKMEKMIVSLIRNSKSGGAGGYKPDCNLESVRDDILKTAQWYSVKAVESLKALPQSAESGLLEGIAKSIIPRHN from the coding sequence ATGATTAATTTACAAACTGTGCATCAGTCGCTTAAAGCGGAGTTGAAGCAATTCGAGAATTCATTTAATTGCCTTTTTGCTAAACAGAATGGGGTTAGCCGGAAACTATATCTTTATCAGGAAAAAGTCCGCGGTAAAAGATTACGCCCGGTTTTACTTTTCCTCTCCGCCCGGGTGAGCGGCCGTATTAAACCTATCCATTTTGACCTGGCTTTGATCGTGGAATTAATCCATAATGCCACTCTTATGCATGATGACGTTCTTGATGATGCAAGGTTAAGGAGATATCTGCCGACGATAAATCAAAAATGGGGAAATGAAATGGCAATTCTTTATGGCGATTTGATATTTTCCAATGCATTTAAAACTTGCGCGGATATACAATCCACGGAAGTTGTGAAAGTTATTGCCGAAACGGTGGGGCAGATATGCCATGGGGAGCTGGTCCATACTGAACGCAGATTTGATTCTTCGCTCACCGAAAAGGATTATTTAAGGATAATCAGGGAAAAGACCGCGACTCTGTTCGCGACGTCTTGTTATTTAGGTTCGGCGTTTGCATCCGGTAATAAAAAACACCATTTGGCGCTAAAAAACTACGGGCTTAATTTTGGAATGGCATATCAGATATTGGATGATTACCTCGATTTTACGGCTACAGAGAAATCCATCGGGAAGACAGTAGGGACGGATTTGGCTAAAGGAAAAATAACCTTGCCATTGATGCGTTTAATGAAACGCTTCCCAAAAAACGGCAGTAAAAAGATGGAAAAAATGATTGTTTCTCTTATCCGCAATAGCAAATCAGGCGGGGCAGGGGGATATAAGCCTGATTGCAACCTCGAGTCTGTTAGAGACGATATTTTGAAGACAGCCCAATGGTATTCGGTAAAAGCAGTTGAGTCGCTTAAAGCGTTACCTCAATCCGCTGAATCTGGATTATTGGAAGGCATTGCCAAATCAATTATTCCGCGGCATAATTAA